Proteins co-encoded in one Trueperella abortisuis genomic window:
- a CDS encoding SufS family cysteine desulfurase, which translates to MNSVAPREDFPVLQRRMRGGEELVYLDSGATSQKPQVVIDAVDRQELYSNGAVKRGSHQLAAESTVAYEGARALVARLVGAETDEIVWTKNSTEALNLLAYAFDDVSRGRGESVIRGGRKHAQRLREIQERMIIREGDNVVITRAEHHANLIPWQELCLRTGAELRWFELTADGRIDVDRGIAQGIVDERTKVLAFAHVANVTGVVAPVDRLVELAHGVGAIVVLDACQSVPHMPVDFHALGVDFAAFSGHKMLGPTGIGALYGRKELLEALPPFLTGGSMVEVVTLERTTFALPPARFEAGTQPVAQAVGMGAAAEYLMNIGMDRVEEHEAALTARALEGIARIPGVRVLGPADAADRLGIVSFDVEGVHPHDVGQVLDSKGIAIRVGHHCAQPVHAHFGVHASSRASFGPYNTAEEIDAFLEALSGVRSFFGLGD; encoded by the coding sequence ATGAACTCGGTCGCTCCACGCGAGGATTTCCCCGTCCTGCAACGCCGCATGCGGGGCGGGGAAGAGCTCGTCTATCTAGATTCCGGTGCCACCTCGCAAAAGCCGCAGGTGGTGATCGATGCCGTTGATCGCCAGGAGCTCTACAGCAACGGCGCCGTCAAGCGTGGATCGCACCAGCTGGCCGCCGAGTCGACAGTGGCCTACGAAGGTGCCCGCGCGTTAGTCGCGCGCCTGGTGGGCGCCGAGACTGACGAGATCGTGTGGACGAAGAACTCGACCGAGGCTCTCAACCTCCTCGCCTACGCTTTCGACGACGTCTCGCGCGGGCGCGGAGAGTCAGTGATCCGCGGCGGGCGCAAGCACGCCCAGCGCCTGCGAGAGATTCAGGAGCGGATGATAATCCGGGAAGGCGACAACGTCGTCATCACCCGCGCCGAGCATCACGCCAACCTCATCCCGTGGCAGGAGCTGTGCTTGCGCACCGGCGCCGAGTTGCGTTGGTTCGAGCTGACGGCGGACGGGCGGATCGACGTCGATCGGGGGATCGCGCAGGGCATCGTCGATGAGCGCACGAAGGTGCTGGCTTTCGCCCACGTGGCCAATGTGACCGGTGTGGTCGCGCCCGTGGACAGGCTCGTCGAGCTGGCTCACGGCGTCGGAGCGATCGTCGTCTTGGACGCGTGTCAGTCTGTGCCGCACATGCCTGTAGATTTTCACGCGTTGGGCGTGGACTTTGCTGCCTTCTCCGGGCACAAGATGCTCGGCCCCACCGGAATTGGTGCGCTCTACGGGCGCAAGGAACTGCTTGAGGCTTTGCCGCCGTTCCTGACGGGCGGCTCGATGGTCGAGGTTGTGACGTTGGAGCGGACGACGTTCGCGTTGCCGCCGGCGCGCTTCGAGGCCGGCACGCAGCCGGTCGCGCAGGCGGTGGGCATGGGAGCTGCCGCCGAATACCTCATGAACATCGGCATGGACAGGGTAGAAGAGCACGAGGCCGCCCTCACGGCCCGCGCGCTCGAGGGAATCGCGAGGATCCCGGGCGTGCGAGTGCTCGGCCCGGCCGATGCTGCAGACCGGCTCGGCATCGTCAGTTTCGACGTCGAGGGTGTCCACCCGCACGACGTCGGGCAGGTGCTTGACTCGAAGGGCATCGCGATTCGTGTGGGCCACCACTGCGCCCAACCCGTCCACGCGCACTTCGGCGTCCACGCCTCCAGCCGCGCGTCGTTCGGGCCATACAATACGGCAGAAGAAATCGACGCCTTCCTTGAGGCGCTATCGGGTGTACGCTCGTTCTTTGGACTAGGGGATTGA
- the ypfJ gene encoding KPN_02809 family neutral zinc metallopeptidase, with product MTFNDNARLSTSGVSRGRRGAAVGGGIGGFGLMGVLLYFLLTGTLPDFGQSYEAPVQRADTATSLEQLCQTGADANRHVECRMVGGKNSIDDFWGRQAPQELGIRYQPASLNLFSGQVSTACGMGSAQTGPFYCPGDQTIYIDVSFFDQLDQLGADNAPLSQLYILAHEYGHHMQLLTGDLNRVDHRSSGENSSMVRSELQADCLAGVWIHNAAATTDANGTAFLRQPTQDELRSALSAAQAVGDDRIYEHAGLQANPDNFSHGSADKRMEWLTRGINGGTYDTCDTWSVARP from the coding sequence ATGACCTTCAATGACAACGCTCGGCTCAGCACGTCCGGGGTGAGCCGAGGCAGGCGCGGCGCCGCCGTTGGAGGCGGGATCGGCGGGTTTGGCCTGATGGGAGTCCTTCTCTACTTTCTCCTCACCGGCACCCTGCCCGACTTCGGCCAGTCCTACGAGGCGCCCGTCCAGCGGGCGGACACGGCGACCAGCCTCGAGCAACTGTGCCAGACGGGCGCGGACGCGAACCGGCACGTGGAGTGCCGCATGGTGGGAGGGAAGAACTCGATCGATGACTTTTGGGGGCGCCAGGCGCCGCAGGAGCTCGGGATCCGCTACCAGCCGGCCTCCCTCAACCTCTTCTCCGGACAGGTCTCCACCGCCTGTGGCATGGGCTCCGCGCAAACCGGGCCGTTTTACTGCCCCGGCGACCAGACGATCTACATTGACGTGTCGTTCTTCGATCAACTCGACCAGCTCGGCGCGGATAATGCCCCGCTCTCCCAGCTTTACATCCTCGCCCACGAATACGGCCACCATATGCAGCTGCTGACCGGCGATCTCAACAGGGTCGACCACCGCTCCAGCGGCGAGAATTCCTCCATGGTTCGCTCGGAACTCCAGGCCGACTGTCTTGCCGGCGTGTGGATCCATAACGCCGCCGCCACCACGGATGCTAACGGCACGGCGTTCCTCCGCCAGCCCACGCAGGATGAGTTACGCTCCGCACTGAGCGCCGCCCAAGCCGTCGGCGACGACCGCATCTACGAACATGCCGGTCTGCAAGCAAACCCGGACAATTTCTCCCACGGCTCTGCCGACAAGCGCATGGAGTGGCTCACCCGCGGCATCAACGGAGGCACATATGACACGTGCGACACCTGGAGTGTCGCACGTCCCTGA
- a CDS encoding ABC-F family ATP-binding cassette domain-containing protein: MIQGQDLHMRIGERVLLNEVSLTVDRGKRIGLVGRNGAGKTTLLRLLAGEEATSDVVERGGSIHRRGTVGYLPQDTREGDLTQIARERILSVRGIEKMLARINRAEREMSTLTGPKQHKAMERYVRLDAEFTAAGGWAANSEAARITAALGLPDRVLDQPLETLSGGQRRRVELARVLFSDAETLLLDEPTNHLDHDSILWLRDWLKAYSGGYVIVSHHVQLLEETVNTVWYLDANRSTLDVYNMGWNKYVLQRETDEKRRRRERQNAQKKAAALMAQADKMRYKATKAVAAQNMEKRAERMLEGLEAERAAERVANLRFPTPAPCGKTPLRGEGLSKSYGSLEVFAGVDLAIDRGSRVVILGLNGAGKTTLLRLLARVEQPDTGEVVDGHGLKLGYYAQEHEFIDTGASVYENMRRAAPTEFTDTDVRSVLGSFLFSGDDADKPAGVLSGGEKTRLALATIVASGANVLLLDEPTNNLDPASREKILDALRKYEGAVVLVTHDEGAVSALEPDRVLLLPDGDEDLWSEDYIELISLA; this comes from the coding sequence ATGATTCAGGGACAGGACCTTCACATGCGCATCGGCGAGCGCGTCCTTTTAAACGAAGTTTCCCTCACCGTCGATCGGGGCAAACGGATCGGGTTGGTGGGACGCAACGGCGCTGGAAAGACGACGTTGCTGCGCCTGCTGGCGGGCGAAGAGGCCACCTCGGACGTCGTCGAACGCGGCGGCTCGATCCACCGGCGCGGCACAGTCGGCTACCTGCCCCAGGACACCCGCGAAGGTGACCTCACCCAGATCGCACGCGAGCGGATCCTCTCGGTGCGCGGAATTGAGAAGATGCTCGCGCGGATCAACCGTGCCGAACGCGAGATGTCCACCCTTACCGGGCCCAAGCAACACAAGGCGATGGAGCGCTACGTGCGCCTAGATGCCGAGTTCACCGCCGCCGGGGGATGGGCCGCCAACTCCGAGGCCGCCCGCATCACCGCCGCGCTCGGCCTACCCGATCGCGTGCTCGACCAGCCGCTTGAGACGCTCTCGGGAGGTCAGCGTCGTCGCGTCGAACTCGCCCGGGTACTGTTCTCCGACGCCGAGACACTCCTGCTCGATGAGCCGACGAACCACCTCGACCATGACTCCATCCTCTGGCTGCGTGACTGGCTCAAGGCCTACAGCGGGGGCTACGTCATCGTCTCCCACCATGTCCAGCTCCTTGAAGAAACCGTCAACACGGTGTGGTACCTGGATGCCAACCGCTCCACGCTCGACGTCTACAACATGGGATGGAACAAGTACGTGCTCCAGCGCGAGACGGACGAGAAGCGCCGGCGTCGTGAACGGCAAAACGCGCAGAAGAAGGCCGCCGCGCTCATGGCCCAGGCCGACAAGATGCGTTACAAAGCGACGAAGGCCGTGGCGGCGCAGAACATGGAGAAGCGCGCCGAGCGGATGCTGGAGGGCCTGGAGGCCGAGCGCGCGGCGGAGAGGGTGGCGAACCTACGCTTCCCGACCCCGGCGCCGTGCGGCAAGACGCCGCTACGCGGGGAAGGCCTGAGCAAGTCCTACGGTTCGCTTGAGGTGTTCGCGGGTGTGGACCTGGCGATCGATCGCGGATCGCGCGTCGTTATCCTCGGCCTCAACGGCGCCGGCAAGACCACGCTCCTACGCCTGCTGGCTCGGGTCGAGCAACCCGACACCGGCGAGGTTGTCGACGGCCACGGCCTCAAGCTCGGCTACTATGCCCAGGAGCACGAGTTCATTGACACCGGTGCGAGCGTGTATGAGAACATGCGCCGCGCGGCGCCCACCGAGTTCACGGACACCGACGTGCGCAGCGTGCTCGGCTCCTTTCTCTTTTCCGGCGACGACGCCGACAAGCCGGCCGGCGTCCTCTCGGGCGGCGAGAAGACCCGCCTGGCGCTAGCCACGATCGTGGCCAGCGGCGCGAACGTCCTTCTCCTCGACGAGCCGACGAACAACCTCGACCCGGCCTCGCGGGAAAAGATCCTCGATGCGCTACGCAAGTATGAGGGCGCCGTCGTGCTCGTCACCCACGACGAGGGGGCTGTCAGCGCCCTTGAGCCCGACCGGGTGCTGCTCCTGCCTGACGGGGACGAGGACCTATGGTCGGAAGACTACATCGAGCTGATCTCTCTGGCCTAG
- a CDS encoding SixA phosphatase family protein, with translation MTLILMRHAKARHAGVDHARPLSDHGKRQAGFVGGEIGRVVGEVDQLFVSDATRTLQTLEALTSGGLRVRERIVEPGLYSAGGDEVVELLRAAATERVVMVLGHEPTMTAVAYQLWDGKGQAGFASGFPTSAAAVFSVDTAWPQLVLGSLPLQAFIRAPM, from the coding sequence ATGACTCTGATTCTGATGCGCCACGCGAAGGCTAGACATGCCGGCGTGGATCACGCCCGTCCGCTCAGCGATCACGGCAAGCGCCAGGCCGGCTTCGTTGGGGGAGAGATCGGTCGCGTCGTCGGTGAGGTCGACCAGCTCTTCGTGTCCGATGCGACCCGAACCCTGCAGACCCTGGAGGCGTTGACCTCCGGCGGCCTGCGCGTTCGGGAACGCATCGTCGAGCCGGGTCTGTATTCGGCCGGCGGGGACGAGGTGGTGGAGCTGTTGCGCGCGGCCGCCACCGAGCGCGTGGTCATGGTGCTCGGGCACGAACCGACCATGACCGCGGTCGCCTACCAGCTGTGGGACGGAAAGGGTCAGGCCGGCTTCGCTTCGGGTTTCCCGACGTCTGCGGCCGCGGTCTTCAGCGTCGATACCGCTTGGCCGCAGCTGGTACTGGGTTCGCTCCCGCTACAGGCCTTCATCCGGGCGCCGATGTAG
- a CDS encoding helix-turn-helix transcriptional regulator: MNDQGTYGQILRLIVERGPITAGELAKILVLTPAAVRRHIGVLVDDQFIEEYDAPVRTHTRRGRPSRKYVATAEGQSQLGQGYSDLAGNALEFVRNAMGDEGLEAFIQARAESLMKRYGTILDAAGTGPAARAAALTDALNRDGYVATLRRGGPNALAIQICQGHCPIHESAEDYPLLCEAETEAFARLLGVPIQRLSTIASGGHVCTTNIPLGLPKNLRTRSRTARSEERATTTPPLGGVSEGN, from the coding sequence GTGAATGACCAAGGAACATACGGGCAGATTCTGCGTCTGATCGTCGAACGTGGCCCAATCACCGCCGGCGAACTCGCCAAGATCCTGGTGCTCACCCCGGCCGCGGTCCGCCGTCACATCGGGGTGCTCGTCGACGATCAGTTCATCGAGGAATACGACGCCCCGGTACGCACGCACACCCGGCGCGGGCGCCCGTCGCGCAAGTACGTTGCCACAGCGGAAGGCCAGAGCCAGCTCGGCCAGGGATACTCCGATCTGGCGGGTAACGCACTCGAATTCGTCCGCAACGCCATGGGCGATGAAGGCCTGGAGGCCTTCATCCAGGCGCGCGCCGAGTCGTTGATGAAACGTTACGGGACGATCCTCGACGCCGCCGGCACCGGACCGGCTGCCCGCGCAGCAGCGCTCACGGACGCCCTCAATAGAGACGGCTATGTCGCTACCCTTCGCCGGGGCGGACCGAACGCGCTGGCGATCCAGATCTGCCAGGGGCACTGTCCGATCCACGAAAGCGCGGAGGATTATCCGCTTCTGTGCGAGGCGGAGACGGAGGCCTTCGCCCGGCTACTGGGCGTGCCGATTCAACGGCTGTCCACCATCGCCTCCGGCGGGCACGTGTGCACCACGAACATCCCGCTCGGGCTACCCAAGAATTTGCGAACTCGTTCGCGAACGGCGCGCTCCGAGGAGCGCGCAACAACAACACCGCCACTTGGCGGCGTCTCGGAAGGAAACTGA
- the sufB gene encoding Fe-S cluster assembly protein SufB, producing MTQTAPGTNEGLTQEETIASIGNYQYGWHDEDPAAESAQRGLNEDVVRNISALKNEPEWMLNKRLRALKMFQRRPMPTWGADLSGIDFDQIKYFVRSTEKTATTWDDLPQDIKRTYDRLGIPEAEKQRLVAGVAAQYESEVVYHKIREDLEQQGVIFLDTDTGLKDYPEIFEEYFGTAIPLGDNKFASLNTAVWSGGSFVYVPKGVHVEIPLQAYFRINTENMGQFERTLIIADEGSSVHYVEGCTAPIYKSDSLHSAVVEIFVKKDARVRYTTIQNWSNNVYNLVTKRAMVEQGGTMEWIDGNIGSKVTMKYPAVYLMGEQARGETLSIAFAGEGQHQDTGSKMVHNAPNTHSSIVSKSVSRGGGRSSYRGLVQVNENARHSKSNVLCDALLVDQISRSDTYPYVDVRTDDVEMGHEATVSKVSADQLFYLMSRGIEETEAMAMIVRGFVEPIARELPMEYALELNRLIALQMEGSVG from the coding sequence ATGACCCAAACCGCACCGGGTACAAACGAGGGTTTGACCCAGGAAGAAACGATTGCCTCCATCGGCAATTACCAGTACGGGTGGCATGACGAGGATCCGGCCGCTGAGTCCGCTCAACGCGGCCTGAATGAGGACGTCGTGCGCAATATTTCCGCGCTGAAGAACGAGCCGGAATGGATGCTGAACAAGCGTCTGCGCGCGCTGAAGATGTTCCAGCGGCGCCCCATGCCCACCTGGGGCGCCGACCTGAGCGGCATCGATTTCGACCAGATCAAGTACTTCGTGCGCTCCACGGAAAAGACCGCCACCACGTGGGACGACCTTCCGCAGGACATCAAGCGCACCTACGACCGCCTGGGCATCCCGGAGGCCGAGAAGCAGCGCCTGGTGGCCGGCGTCGCCGCACAGTACGAATCCGAGGTGGTCTACCACAAGATCCGCGAGGACCTCGAACAGCAGGGCGTCATCTTCCTTGACACGGACACGGGCCTGAAGGACTACCCGGAGATCTTCGAGGAGTACTTCGGCACAGCGATCCCGCTGGGCGACAACAAGTTTGCCTCTCTGAACACCGCGGTGTGGTCGGGTGGTTCCTTCGTTTACGTCCCCAAGGGCGTCCACGTGGAGATTCCGCTCCAGGCCTACTTCCGCATCAACACGGAGAACATGGGCCAGTTCGAGCGCACGCTCATCATCGCCGACGAAGGCTCCTCGGTCCACTACGTGGAGGGTTGTACTGCCCCGATCTATAAGTCGGACTCACTGCACTCCGCAGTCGTGGAGATCTTCGTCAAGAAGGACGCCCGGGTGCGTTACACGACCATTCAGAACTGGTCAAACAACGTCTACAACCTCGTCACGAAGCGTGCGATGGTCGAGCAGGGCGGCACCATGGAGTGGATCGATGGCAATATCGGCTCGAAGGTGACGATGAAGTACCCGGCCGTCTACCTCATGGGTGAGCAGGCGCGCGGTGAGACCCTCTCGATCGCCTTTGCCGGCGAGGGCCAGCATCAGGACACGGGTTCGAAGATGGTCCACAATGCGCCGAACACGCACAGTTCGATCGTTTCCAAGTCCGTTTCGCGCGGCGGCGGCCGCTCCTCGTACCGTGGCCTGGTTCAGGTCAACGAAAACGCGCGCCACTCGAAGTCGAACGTGCTGTGTGACGCGTTGCTGGTTGACCAGATCTCGCGCTCGGACACCTACCCCTATGTGGATGTGCGCACTGACGACGTCGAGATGGGCCACGAGGCGACCGTCTCAAAGGTGTCGGCCGATCAGCTGTTCTACCTCATGAGCCGCGGAATCGAGGAGACGGAAGCCATGGCGATGATTGTGCGCGGCTTCGTCGAGCCGATTGCCCGTGAGCTCCCGATGGAATACGCGCTCGAACTTAACCGCCTTATTGCTCTTCAGATGGAAGGATCCGTTGGCTGA
- the sufD gene encoding Fe-S cluster assembly protein SufD: MTTIQPAASRAERLLSFNLGDFPVPQGTEEEWRFTPLERMEDFFADEVSGEVPAISASEPSLLERVSREDTRIGRLMAPEDRVAALAWNSAREVYVLTLPKDTKLEREVVVTIDGSGSKDVAALHLLIDAQPFSEATVVINHFGSARLAEGIEINVESGAHLTFVTIQDWDDDAVHISSNRAHVARDANLKHIVVSLGGDVVRTTTSVDFGGENGELNLLGAYFVDEGQHIENRLLVDHNQANCTSNATYKGALQGEDAHSVWIGDVLIQPNAEGTDTYELNRNLVLTEGARADSVPNLEIETGEIEGAGHASATGRFDDEQLFYLRSRGIPEDQARRLVVRGFFAELINQIGVESVQSKLMESIEKELDIVLELSE; the protein is encoded by the coding sequence ATGACTACCATTCAACCCGCAGCGTCTCGAGCTGAGCGTTTGCTCTCCTTTAACCTAGGGGACTTCCCGGTCCCGCAGGGCACCGAGGAGGAGTGGCGCTTTACGCCGCTCGAACGCATGGAGGACTTCTTCGCTGACGAGGTCTCCGGCGAGGTGCCGGCGATCAGCGCTTCCGAGCCCTCCCTCCTCGAGAGAGTTTCGCGCGAGGATACCCGAATCGGCCGCCTCATGGCGCCCGAGGACCGCGTGGCTGCCCTGGCGTGGAATAGTGCGAGGGAGGTCTACGTCCTGACCTTGCCGAAGGACACGAAGCTGGAGCGCGAGGTCGTCGTGACTATCGACGGCTCCGGTTCGAAGGACGTTGCCGCCCTTCACCTCCTCATCGACGCCCAGCCCTTCTCCGAGGCGACCGTGGTCATCAACCACTTCGGTTCGGCGCGGCTGGCCGAGGGGATCGAGATCAACGTCGAGAGCGGCGCACACCTGACCTTCGTCACGATCCAGGACTGGGACGACGACGCCGTCCACATCTCCTCCAACCGCGCTCACGTGGCGCGCGACGCCAACCTCAAGCACATCGTGGTATCCCTCGGCGGCGACGTCGTGCGCACGACGACGTCGGTGGACTTCGGCGGCGAGAACGGCGAGCTCAACCTGCTGGGCGCTTACTTCGTCGACGAGGGCCAGCACATCGAGAATCGCCTGCTTGTCGACCACAATCAGGCCAACTGCACCTCGAACGCCACCTACAAGGGCGCGCTTCAAGGGGAGGACGCCCACTCGGTGTGGATCGGCGACGTGCTCATCCAGCCGAACGCCGAGGGCACGGACACCTACGAACTCAACCGCAACCTTGTCCTGACCGAGGGCGCGCGGGCCGACTCGGTGCCGAACTTGGAGATCGAGACGGGCGAGATCGAGGGCGCCGGCCATGCGTCAGCCACCGGCCGATTCGATGACGAGCAGCTGTTCTACCTGCGTTCGCGTGGCATCCCGGAGGATCAGGCGCGACGACTCGTGGTGCGCGGCTTCTTCGCCGAGTTGATCAACCAGATCGGCGTCGAGTCGGTTCAGAGCAAGCTCATGGAGTCCATCGAGAAGGAGCTTGACATCGTGTTGGAGCTTTCCGAATGA
- the sufC gene encoding Fe-S cluster assembly ATPase SufC — protein sequence MSTLEIKNLHVSVETAEGPKPILKGVDLKIEHGEIHAIMGPNGSGKSTLAYAIAGHPSYTITEGEILLDGENIVELTADERAKAGLFLAMQYPVEVPGVTVTNFLRSAKTAIDGEAPKLRTWVKELDEAMVNFKVEKEWAGRDVNVGFSGGEKKRLEVLQMEVLKPKFAVLDETDSGLDIDALRLVSEGVNRVHASNGNGIMLITHYTRILRYIKPDHVHVFVDGRVALSGGPELADQLEAEGYERFEK from the coding sequence GTGTCTACTCTCGAAATTAAGAACCTGCACGTGTCCGTCGAGACCGCCGAGGGTCCGAAGCCGATCCTCAAGGGCGTCGACCTGAAGATCGAGCACGGTGAGATCCACGCCATCATGGGCCCCAACGGCTCGGGCAAGTCCACGCTCGCCTACGCGATCGCGGGTCACCCAAGCTACACCATCACCGAAGGTGAGATCCTCCTCGACGGCGAGAACATCGTCGAGCTGACCGCCGACGAGCGCGCTAAGGCTGGCCTGTTCCTGGCCATGCAGTATCCGGTGGAGGTGCCGGGCGTGACCGTAACTAACTTCCTGCGCTCGGCCAAGACCGCGATCGACGGCGAGGCCCCGAAGTTGCGGACGTGGGTCAAGGAGCTCGACGAGGCGATGGTGAATTTCAAGGTCGAGAAGGAGTGGGCTGGTCGTGACGTCAACGTCGGCTTCTCCGGTGGCGAGAAGAAGCGCCTCGAGGTCCTCCAGATGGAGGTGCTCAAGCCCAAGTTTGCCGTCCTCGACGAGACGGATTCCGGCCTGGACATCGACGCGTTGCGCCTGGTCTCGGAGGGAGTCAACCGCGTCCACGCCTCCAACGGTAACGGCATTATGCTCATCACGCACTACACCCGCATCCTGCGTTACATCAAGCCTGACCACGTCCACGTCTTCGTGGACGGCCGCGTGGCACTCTCGGGCGGTCCCGAGCTCGCCGACCAGCTTGAGGCCGAGGGCTACGAGCGTTTCGAGAAGTAA
- the sufU gene encoding Fe-S cluster assembly sulfur transfer protein SufU has protein sequence MNELEQMYQEIILDAARERHGAGVLDEPAGESFQVNPTCGDQVTMQVSIDDGKIALAWDGHGCSISQASISIMSELVEGKTVEEFDQLYRTFRHMMDGQGAAISDEDADLLEDASAFQGVSKFPMRIKCALLGWMALRDATDQALE, from the coding sequence ATGAACGAACTCGAACAGATGTACCAGGAGATCATCCTCGACGCCGCGCGCGAGCGTCACGGTGCGGGGGTGCTCGATGAGCCTGCGGGGGAGTCCTTCCAGGTTAACCCGACGTGCGGCGATCAAGTTACGATGCAGGTCAGCATCGATGACGGCAAAATCGCCTTAGCGTGGGATGGGCACGGCTGCTCGATCTCTCAGGCCTCGATCTCCATCATGTCGGAGCTCGTGGAGGGTAAGACGGTCGAGGAGTTCGACCAGCTCTACCGCACGTTCCGCCACATGATGGACGGCCAAGGCGCGGCGATCTCGGATGAGGACGCGGACCTTCTGGAAGACGCCTCTGCCTTCCAGGGCGTGTCGAAGTTCCCCATGCGAATCAAGTGCGCGCTACTGGGCTGGATGGCCCTGCGTGACGCTACCGATCAGGCCCTCGAATAG
- a CDS encoding Rieske (2Fe-2S) protein, with protein sequence MSDVQICTVSDVDPGTVEGFTVDGRDIAVIHTEAGRWFAMDNQCSHGRFKLSLGEVFDDEIECTRHGAAFSVETGEPLSPPATEPIQTYPVRVDGESVLLTL encoded by the coding sequence ATGAGCGACGTGCAGATCTGTACCGTGTCGGACGTCGATCCCGGAACCGTGGAGGGATTCACCGTGGATGGCAGGGACATCGCGGTGATCCACACCGAGGCCGGACGCTGGTTTGCCATGGACAATCAGTGCTCGCACGGACGATTCAAGCTCTCATTGGGCGAGGTCTTCGATGACGAAATCGAATGCACTCGTCACGGCGCGGCCTTCAGTGTGGAAACTGGCGAGCCGCTCTCCCCACCGGCCACCGAGCCGATCCAGACCTACCCGGTGCGGGTGGACGGCGAAAGCGTCCTCCTCACGCTGTAA
- a CDS encoding MptD family putative ECF transporter S component yields the protein MKTKDFVNIGAFTAIYFVLVFATGMLGVINPLMMFVGYLLGITANSAVIGLFKARVPATGALTIMGLLVGGLMVLTGHPWIVVILAPLLGFAGEFIMARGGFSRLANSLGYAVLTIWYIVPWFPVFINAESYREYIVSSMGDAYAAKLDWFLSPLPIVCWGLFAFVAAFLAAYFFGQKLVTRHFAKAGIAK from the coding sequence ATGAAAACAAAGGATTTCGTCAATATCGGTGCCTTCACGGCGATTTATTTCGTTCTGGTGTTTGCCACCGGCATGCTCGGCGTCATCAACCCGCTCATGATGTTCGTCGGCTATCTCCTGGGGATCACCGCGAATAGCGCGGTCATCGGGTTGTTCAAGGCGCGCGTTCCCGCAACCGGGGCGCTGACAATCATGGGCCTACTGGTTGGCGGGCTCATGGTGCTCACGGGACACCCCTGGATCGTGGTTATCTTGGCCCCGCTGCTTGGCTTCGCGGGGGAGTTCATCATGGCCCGGGGAGGCTTCTCTCGCCTGGCTAACTCTCTTGGCTACGCCGTGTTGACCATCTGGTACATCGTTCCCTGGTTCCCCGTCTTTATCAACGCCGAAAGCTACCGCGAATACATCGTCTCAAGCATGGGCGATGCCTATGCCGCCAAGCTCGACTGGTTCTTGAGCCCGCTGCCGATCGTCTGTTGGGGCCTGTTCGCCTTTGTCGCCGCCTTCCTCGCGGCCTATTTCTTCGGCCAGAAGCTAGTCACTCGCCACTTTGCCAAAGCTGGGATCGCCAAGTGA
- a CDS encoding metal-sulfur cluster assembly factor has product MAMSDVTPPSTADIEEALRDVIDPELGVNIVDLGLLYGITLEGNCAIADMTLTSAACPLTDVIEEQARQAVAGLVDDLRINWVWLPPWGPERITDDGRDQLRALGFNV; this is encoded by the coding sequence ATGGCAATGAGTGACGTTACTCCACCGAGCACCGCGGACATCGAGGAGGCTCTGCGCGACGTGATCGACCCCGAACTGGGCGTCAACATTGTCGACCTGGGCCTGCTGTATGGCATCACGCTTGAAGGCAACTGCGCGATTGCGGACATGACTCTGACGTCGGCAGCGTGCCCGTTGACGGACGTCATCGAGGAGCAGGCGCGCCAGGCGGTCGCCGGACTCGTCGACGACCTGCGAATCAACTGGGTCTGGCTTCCGCCGTGGGGGCCGGAGCGCATCACCGACGACGGACGCGACCAGCTTCGCGCCCTCGGCTTCAACGTCTAA